The following proteins are co-located in the Solanum pennellii chromosome 8, SPENNV200 genome:
- the LOC107026717 gene encoding rRNA-processing protein UTP23 homolog, with translation MRVKKQKRHRRAVRFYTACFGFREPFKIFCDGTFVHHLVVNRITPADTALTNILGAPVKLFTTRCVLAELKSLGGNYQESLNAANNLFTARCDHETRKSAEDCITEVIGENNPEHFFVATQDADMRRSLQKIPGVPLIFALRNALFLEQPSSFQREFAKSAEEKRLHMTDLEYNMLRQGKKRKLSDDKQGGSSNASEGEIDDVSQAQIINTNLQMNGSDVKDKVRFKRKKAKGPNPLSVKKKKKKPVDTITTSGKENKNGEGTVRSRKRSRKRSRKNVVVGNA, from the exons ATGAGGGTGAAAAAGCAGAAGCGGCATAGGAGAGCTGTGAGGTTTTACACAGCTTGTTTTGGGTTTAGAGAGCCGTTTAAAATCTTCTGTGATGGAACATTTGTGCATCATCTTGTTGTTAATCGCATAACACCTGCTGATACTGCATTGACAAATATTCTAGGTGCCCCAGTTAAACTATTCACCACAAG ATGCGTTCTTGCGGAGTTGAAGAGTCTTGGTGGTAACTATCAGGAATCACTGAATGCAGCTAATAACCTTTTTACTGCACG ATGTGACCATGAGACGCGCAAAAGTGCTGAAGATTGCATAACTGAAGTTATTGGGGAGAACAATCCTGAACACTTTTTTGTTGCTACTCAAGATGCAGATATGCGTAGAAGTCTTCAGAAG ATACCTGGTGTGCCCCTAATTTTTGCTCTTAGGAATGCATTATTTCTCGAACAACCATCATCATTTCAACGTGAGTTTGCCAAATCTGCTGAAGAAAAACGTCTTCACATGACTGACCTGGAGTACAACATGCTTAGACAGGGGAAAAAGAGGAAACTGTCCGATGACAAACAAGGGGGTTCTTCCAATGCATCAGAGGGAGAGATAGATGATGTTTCACAGGCTCAGATTATCAATACAAATCTTCAGATGAATGGAAGTGATGTCAAGGATAAAGTTCGCTTCAAGAGAAAGAAAGCTAAG GGTCCAAATCCACTCtctgtgaagaagaagaagaagaagcctGTGGATACAATCACGACCTCGGGAAAG GAAAACAAGAATGGTGAGGGAACTGTGAGAAGCAGGAAGAGATCAAGGAAGAGGTCGCGCAAAAATGTCGTAGTAGGAAATGCTTAG
- the LOC107026716 gene encoding probable aquaporin PIP-type pTOM75 → MAENKEEDVNLGANKYREPQPLGTSAQTDKDYNEPPPAPLFEPGELSSWSFYRAGIAEFMATFLFLYITILTVMGLKRSDSLCSSVGIQGVAWAFGGMIFALVYCTAGISGGHINPAVTFGLFLARKLSLTRAVFYMVMQCLGAICGAGVVKGFMQGPYQRFGGGANVVQPGYTKGDGLGAEIIGTFVLVYTVFSATDAKRSARDSHVPILAPLPIGFAVFLVHLATIPITGTGINPARSLGAAIIFNQDQAWDDHWIFWVGPFIGAALAAIYHQIIIRAIPFKSRA, encoded by the exons ATGGcagaaaacaaagaagaagatgTTAATCTTGGAGCCAACAAATACAGAGAACCACAACCCTTAGGGACATCAGCACAAACAGATAAAGATTACAATGAACCACCACCAGCTCCTTTATTTGAACCTGGTGAACTATCATCATGGAGTTTTTACAGAGCTGGAATTGCAGAGTTCATGGCAACTTTCTTGTTTTTATACATCACAATATTGACTGTAATGGGTCTAAAAAGATCTGATAGTTTGTGTTCTTCTGTGGGTATTCAAGGTGTTGCTTGGGCTTTTGGTGGTATGATTTTTGCCCTTGTCTATTGTACTGCTGGTATCTCAG GAGGGCACATTAACCCAGCTGTGACATTTGGTCTGTTCTTAGCAAGGAAACTTTCCTTAACCAGGGCAGTGTTCTACATGGTGATGCAGTGTCTCGGTGCCATCTGTGGTGCTGGTGTTGTCAAGGGATTCATGCAAGGTCCGTATCAGAGATTTGGCGGTGGTGCCAATGTGGTTCAACCCGGATACACGAAAGGTGATGGCCTTGGTGCTGAGATTATTGGGACCTTTGTTCTTGTCTACACTGTTTTCTCCGCCACTGATGCCAAGAGAAGCGCTAGAGATTCACACGTTCCC ATTTTGGCACCACTTCCAATTGGATTCGCGGTGTTCTTGGTTCATTTAGCGACCATCCCAATTACCGGAACTGGCATCAACCCTGCTAGGAGCCTTGGAGCTGCTATCATCTTCAACCAAGACCAAGCTTGGGATGACCAT tGGATCTTTTGGGTTGGACCATTCATTGGAGCTGCACTTGCTGCAATTTACCATCAAATAATCATCAGAGCAATTCCATTTAAGAGTAGAGCTTAA
- the LOC107028178 gene encoding short-chain dehydrogenase TIC 32, chloroplastic-like isoform X3, producing MWIFGRKGTSGFSCCSTAEEVTKGINGFGLTAIVTGATSGIGVETTRVLALQGVHVIMAIRNMENGKKIKEKIVKSNPNAKIDFMELNLSSMESIRKFVKEYNSAGHPLNLLINNAGVMIPPFTLSQDKIELQFAVNHLGHFLLTNLLLENMKNTAKNSKKEGRIVNVASAAHDFAYSQGTIFDKINDKESYHRFHAYGQSKLANILHANELAKRLKEEGVNITANSVHPGPIATNIMRYDNILHGLVNWIGRYVLKSIDQGASTTCYVALHLQVKGVSGEYFSDNNIATNKTTSLAKDSDLAKKLWEFSLDLTK from the exons atgTGGATATTTGGAAGAAAAGGAACATCTGGTTTCTCATGTTGTTCAACTGCTGAGGAAGTTACTAAAGGAATTAATGGATTTGGCCTCACTGCCATTGTTACAG GAGCAACAAGTGGCATTGGCGTGGAGACGACACGTGTCCTCGCCTTGCAGGGTGTGCATGTAATTATGGCAATACGTAATATGGAAAAtggcaaaaaaattaaagaaaaaatagtaaaatccAATCCAAATGCTAAAATTGATTTTATGGAATTAAATCTAAGTTCTATGGAGTCAATAAGAAAATTTGTCAAAGAATATAACTCTGCTGGTCATCCTTTGAACCTTTTAAT TAATAATGCAGGGGTTATGATTCCACCATTCACACTTTCTCAAGACAAGATTGAATTACAATTTGCAGTAAATCATTTAG gTCATTTTCTTTTGACAAATCTTTTATtggaaaacatgaaaaatacaGCTAAAAATAGCAAAAAAGAAGGAAGGATAGTAAATGTTGCATCAGCAGCACATGATTTTGCATATTCTCAAGGaactatttttgataaaattaatgaCAAAgagag CTACCATAGATTTCATGCTTATGGCCAATCAAAGCTTGCTAATATACTGCATGCAAATGAACTCGCTAAGCGTTTAAAg gaAGAAGGGGTAAATATTACTGCTAATTCTGTTCATCCTGGACCAATTGCCACCAACATTATGCGTTATGACAATATCCTTCAtg GATTAGTTAATTGGATTGGGAGATATGTGCTCAAGAGTATTGATCAG GGAGCATCAACTACATGTTATGTGGCTTTGCATCTACAAGTGAAAGGAGTAAGTGGTGAGTACTTTTCAGATAACAACATAGCTACAAACAAAACAACTTCTTTGGCTAAGGATTCAGATTTAGCAAAGAAGTTGTGGGAATTTAGCTTGGATTTGACCAAATAG
- the LOC107028178 gene encoding short-chain dehydrogenase TIC 32, chloroplastic-like isoform X1, protein MWIFGRKGTSGFSCCSTAEEVTKGINGFGLTAIVTGATSGIGVETTRVLALQGVHVIMAIRNMENGKKIKEKIVKSNPNAKIDFMELNLSSMESIRKFVKEYNSAGHPLNLLINNAGVMIPPFTLSQDKIELQFAVNHLGHFLLTNLLLENMKNTAKNSKKEGRIVNVASAAHDFAYSQGTIFDKINDKESYHRFHAYGQSKLANILHANELAKRLKEEGVNITANSVHPGPIATNIMRYDNILLTGLVNWIGRYVLKSIDQGASTTCYVALHLQVKGVSGEYFSDNNIATNKTTSLAKDSDLAKKLWEFSLDLTK, encoded by the exons atgTGGATATTTGGAAGAAAAGGAACATCTGGTTTCTCATGTTGTTCAACTGCTGAGGAAGTTACTAAAGGAATTAATGGATTTGGCCTCACTGCCATTGTTACAG GAGCAACAAGTGGCATTGGCGTGGAGACGACACGTGTCCTCGCCTTGCAGGGTGTGCATGTAATTATGGCAATACGTAATATGGAAAAtggcaaaaaaattaaagaaaaaatagtaaaatccAATCCAAATGCTAAAATTGATTTTATGGAATTAAATCTAAGTTCTATGGAGTCAATAAGAAAATTTGTCAAAGAATATAACTCTGCTGGTCATCCTTTGAACCTTTTAAT TAATAATGCAGGGGTTATGATTCCACCATTCACACTTTCTCAAGACAAGATTGAATTACAATTTGCAGTAAATCATTTAG gTCATTTTCTTTTGACAAATCTTTTATtggaaaacatgaaaaatacaGCTAAAAATAGCAAAAAAGAAGGAAGGATAGTAAATGTTGCATCAGCAGCACATGATTTTGCATATTCTCAAGGaactatttttgataaaattaatgaCAAAgagag CTACCATAGATTTCATGCTTATGGCCAATCAAAGCTTGCTAATATACTGCATGCAAATGAACTCGCTAAGCGTTTAAAg gaAGAAGGGGTAAATATTACTGCTAATTCTGTTCATCCTGGACCAATTGCCACCAACATTATGCGTTATGACAATATCCTTC TAACAGGATTAGTTAATTGGATTGGGAGATATGTGCTCAAGAGTATTGATCAG GGAGCATCAACTACATGTTATGTGGCTTTGCATCTACAAGTGAAAGGAGTAAGTGGTGAGTACTTTTCAGATAACAACATAGCTACAAACAAAACAACTTCTTTGGCTAAGGATTCAGATTTAGCAAAGAAGTTGTGGGAATTTAGCTTGGATTTGACCAAATAG
- the LOC107028178 gene encoding short-chain dehydrogenase TIC 32, chloroplastic-like isoform X2, whose product MWIFGRKGTSGFSCCSTAEEVTKGINGFGLTAIVTGATSGIGVETTRVLALQGVHVIMAIRNMENGKKIKEKIVKSNPNAKIDFMELNLSSMESIRKFVKEYNSAGHPLNLLINNAGVMIPPFTLSQDKIELQFAVNHLGHFLLTNLLLENMKNTAKNSKKEGRIVNVASAAHDFAYSQGTIFDKINDKESYHRFHAYGQSKLANILHANELAKRLKEEGVNITANSVHPGPIATNIMRYDNPSLTGLVNWIGRYVLKSIDQGASTTCYVALHLQVKGVSGEYFSDNNIATNKTTSLAKDSDLAKKLWEFSLDLTK is encoded by the exons atgTGGATATTTGGAAGAAAAGGAACATCTGGTTTCTCATGTTGTTCAACTGCTGAGGAAGTTACTAAAGGAATTAATGGATTTGGCCTCACTGCCATTGTTACAG GAGCAACAAGTGGCATTGGCGTGGAGACGACACGTGTCCTCGCCTTGCAGGGTGTGCATGTAATTATGGCAATACGTAATATGGAAAAtggcaaaaaaattaaagaaaaaatagtaaaatccAATCCAAATGCTAAAATTGATTTTATGGAATTAAATCTAAGTTCTATGGAGTCAATAAGAAAATTTGTCAAAGAATATAACTCTGCTGGTCATCCTTTGAACCTTTTAAT TAATAATGCAGGGGTTATGATTCCACCATTCACACTTTCTCAAGACAAGATTGAATTACAATTTGCAGTAAATCATTTAG gTCATTTTCTTTTGACAAATCTTTTATtggaaaacatgaaaaatacaGCTAAAAATAGCAAAAAAGAAGGAAGGATAGTAAATGTTGCATCAGCAGCACATGATTTTGCATATTCTCAAGGaactatttttgataaaattaatgaCAAAgagag CTACCATAGATTTCATGCTTATGGCCAATCAAAGCTTGCTAATATACTGCATGCAAATGAACTCGCTAAGCGTTTAAAg gaAGAAGGGGTAAATATTACTGCTAATTCTGTTCATCCTGGACCAATTGCCACCAACATTATGCGTTATGACAA CCCCTCACTAACAGGATTAGTTAATTGGATTGGGAGATATGTGCTCAAGAGTATTGATCAG GGAGCATCAACTACATGTTATGTGGCTTTGCATCTACAAGTGAAAGGAGTAAGTGGTGAGTACTTTTCAGATAACAACATAGCTACAAACAAAACAACTTCTTTGGCTAAGGATTCAGATTTAGCAAAGAAGTTGTGGGAATTTAGCTTGGATTTGACCAAATAG
- the LOC107028178 gene encoding short-chain dehydrogenase TIC 32, chloroplastic-like isoform X4 yields the protein MWIFGRKGTSGFSCCSTAEEVTKGINGFGLTAIVTGATSGIGVETTRVLALQGVHVIMAIRNMENGKKIKEKIVKSNPNAKIDFMELNLSSMESIRKFVKEYNSAGHPLNLLINNAGVMIPPFTLSQDKIELQFAVNHLENMKNTAKNSKKEGRIVNVASAAHDFAYSQGTIFDKINDKESYHRFHAYGQSKLANILHANELAKRLKEEGVNITANSVHPGPIATNIMRYDNPSLTGLVNWIGRYVLKSIDQGASTTCYVALHLQVKGVSGEYFSDNNIATNKTTSLAKDSDLAKKLWEFSLDLTK from the exons atgTGGATATTTGGAAGAAAAGGAACATCTGGTTTCTCATGTTGTTCAACTGCTGAGGAAGTTACTAAAGGAATTAATGGATTTGGCCTCACTGCCATTGTTACAG GAGCAACAAGTGGCATTGGCGTGGAGACGACACGTGTCCTCGCCTTGCAGGGTGTGCATGTAATTATGGCAATACGTAATATGGAAAAtggcaaaaaaattaaagaaaaaatagtaaaatccAATCCAAATGCTAAAATTGATTTTATGGAATTAAATCTAAGTTCTATGGAGTCAATAAGAAAATTTGTCAAAGAATATAACTCTGCTGGTCATCCTTTGAACCTTTTAAT TAATAATGCAGGGGTTATGATTCCACCATTCACACTTTCTCAAGACAAGATTGAATTACAATTTGCAGTAAATCAT TtggaaaacatgaaaaatacaGCTAAAAATAGCAAAAAAGAAGGAAGGATAGTAAATGTTGCATCAGCAGCACATGATTTTGCATATTCTCAAGGaactatttttgataaaattaatgaCAAAgagag CTACCATAGATTTCATGCTTATGGCCAATCAAAGCTTGCTAATATACTGCATGCAAATGAACTCGCTAAGCGTTTAAAg gaAGAAGGGGTAAATATTACTGCTAATTCTGTTCATCCTGGACCAATTGCCACCAACATTATGCGTTATGACAA CCCCTCACTAACAGGATTAGTTAATTGGATTGGGAGATATGTGCTCAAGAGTATTGATCAG GGAGCATCAACTACATGTTATGTGGCTTTGCATCTACAAGTGAAAGGAGTAAGTGGTGAGTACTTTTCAGATAACAACATAGCTACAAACAAAACAACTTCTTTGGCTAAGGATTCAGATTTAGCAAAGAAGTTGTGGGAATTTAGCTTGGATTTGACCAAATAG
- the LOC107026727 gene encoding BTB/POZ domain-containing protein At5g41330-like, with the protein MPPFVGSNPLSYGFRHENNNNMDSDSNIVTIDVGGHLFQTTKQTLNQAGSKSLFSTISSNDSIPFIDRDPEIFSILLSLLRTGNLPSKAKNFDIQDLIFEAKFYGVEQLILNSQSNPSQFEPFDLEKSLLLPLTGRDSPTAISTTQNGSVQVAHGCKITSFDWSLKRKSTILTLFPAIDSMLCLNSRTVAVGATDFSGLQVLDLVKGSVKKNLNWENVTKSGSTVQAIGSSGEFLFTSFESSRRNSNCIMVYDVNDDFKPVTKIGHYEIFGAQLDSAIPATKLRWLPSHNLLMSAGSHSGPSGVLGNIKFWDLRSGNTVWEIKENVDCFSDITVSDCLSGIFKVGVHSGEVFLADLRNIGSENTWICLGDQRKVTNGKKEGSGCKIESHGNQVFCTKGGNVELWSEVLIDGSIKGKFGSEDRVFRKNYMGRAKDFCGNRITHFSFGGNRMFVTRKDQQFVEVWQSSIRGF; encoded by the coding sequence atgcCACCTTTTGTTGGATCAAACCCTCTTTCATATGGTTTCAGACacgaaaacaacaacaacatggaTTCAGATTCCAACATAGTCACCATTGATGTTGGTGGTCATCTTTTTCAAACAACCAAACAAACCCTAAATCAAGCAGGTTCAAAATCCCTTTTTTCCACAATTTCTAGTAATGATTCAATTCCATTTATTGATAGAGACCCTgaaattttctctattttactatCCCTTTTAAGAACTGGAAATTTACCATCAAAAGCTAAAAACTTTGATATTcaagatttgatttttgaagCTAAATTTTATGGTGTAGAACAACTTATTTTGAATTCCCAGTCAAACCCATCTCAGTTTGAGCCTTTTGATCTTGAAAAATCTCTTCTTTTACCTTTAACTGGTAGAGATTCACCTACAGCGATTTCCACAACACAAAATGGTTCAGTTCAAGTAGCTCATGGTTGTAAAATTACTTCTTTTGATTGGTCTTTAAAGAGAAAATCCACAATTTTAACTCTATTTCCAGCTATTGATTCTATGTTGTGTTTAAATTCAAGAACTGTTGCAGTTGGTGCTACTGATTTTTCAGGTTTACAGGTTCTTGATCTTGTTAAGGGTTCTGTTAAAAAGAATCTTAATTGGGAAAATGTGACCAAGTCTGGTTCAACAGTACAAGCTATTGGATCATCAGGTGAGTTCTTGTTTACGAGTTTCGAATCATCTAGGAGGAATTCGAATTGCATTATGGTATATGATGTTAACGATGATTTTAAACCGGTTACTAAGATTGGTCATTATGAAATCTTTGGTGCTCAGTTGGATTCAGCAATTCCAGCTACTAAGTTAAGATGGTTACCTAGTCATAACTTGTTAATGTCTGCTGGTTCACATAGTGGTCCTTCTGGTGTACTTGGGAATATTAAGTTTTGGGATTTAAGGTCCGGGAATACAGTTTGGGAAATAAAGGAAAATGTTGATTGTTTCTCCGATATCACAGTTTCGGATTGTTTGTCTGGTATTTTTAAAGTTGGAGTACACTCGGGCGAGGTTTTTCTTGCTGATTTGAGGAATATTGGTTCTGAGAATACTTGGATTTGTCTTGGTGATCAAAGAAAGGTAACGAATGGTAAAAAGGAAGGAAGTGGATGCAAAATCGAGAGCCATGGGAATCAAGTTTTCTGCACTAAAGGAGGAAATGTTGAGTTGTGGTCTGAGGTTCTTATCGATGGTTCGATAAAAGGTAAGTTTGGATCAGAAGACAGAGTTTTTAGGAAGAACTATATGGGAAGAGCCAAAGATTTTTGTGGAAATCGGATAACTCACTTCAGCTTTGGAGGGAATAGAATGTTTGTTACACGAAAGGATCAGCAATTTGTTGAGGTTTGGCAGAGTTCAATTAGgggattttag
- the LOC107028050 gene encoding E3 ubiquitin-protein ligase RHA1B-like — MGFPLGYTDLNFPKLLLHLLSILFFIRKLICNLFTILGLPDFLEPDFPYPTRPGEENTRLCSVSAAIIREILPVVKFSEIVDPPEKCVVCLYEFDSGDEIRMLMNCRHVFHRSCVDRWMDHDQKTCPLCRKEFVPEGMMGIFNEKLWLAFGVNDFCEE; from the coding sequence ATGGGTTTTCCACTAGGTTATACAGATCTCAATTTCCCCAAATTACTTCTCCatcttctttcaattttattcttCATCAGAAAACTCATCTGTAATCTCTTCACAATTCTCGGTCTCCCCGATTTCCTCGAACCCGATTTTCcttacccgacccgacccggtgAAGAGAATACCCGGTTGTGTTCCGTGTCAGCGGCGATAATCCGGGAGATATTACCGGTAGTAAAGTTTTCCGAGATAGTCGACCCGCCGGAGAAGTGCGTTGTTTGTCTTTACGAGTTTGATTCCGGCGACGAGATCAGGATGTTGATGAATTGTCGACACGTGTTTCACCGGAGCTGTGTGGACCGTTGGATGGATCATGATCAGAAGACGTGTCCGCTTTGTAGGAAGGAGTTTGTACCGGAGGGTATGATGGGGATTTTTAATGAGAAGTTGTGGTTAGCTTTTGGGGTTAATGATTTTTGTGAGGAGTAA